A part of Asterias rubens chromosome 14, eAstRub1.3, whole genome shotgun sequence genomic DNA contains:
- the LOC117299616 gene encoding uncharacterized protein LOC117299616, which yields MAPLYRKTTMLYLYTALFVPVMTFEFKNLVTVSMKPLHCSDAATNSATLMCSFSYSDSTYYFFSLQWRQDGVLLANFYNRAVDPDYANYCQSSGNCTITRTDSESYFTISTVGMTENNASYSCHVSFANGYTRNGAKATTTLVVNGPPVTVSMEPSYHDDPVIHTATLRCNFCVNDATFDFFNLEWKKDGVLVADYSNGAATPDYADFCASSGDCTITRTCSESYFTIASLDRSQNNAVFSCEVVFDKGAQRKSGDDTTTLIVTADRHN from the exons ATGGCACCACTGTACCGAAAAACGACGATGTTGTACCTGTATACTGCATTGTTTGTGCCCGTAATGACGT tTGAGTTCAAGAATCTTGTTACGGTGAGCATGAAGCCTTTGCACTGCAGTGATGCTGCAACAAACTCAGCAACACTGATGTGTAGTTTCAGCTATTCTGATTCAACGTACTACTTTTTCAGCCTCCAGTGGAGGCAAGATGGCGTCCTATTAGCAAACTTCTATAATCGTGCAGTAGATCCAGATTACGCAAACTACTGCCAATCGTCGGGTAACTGTACTATAACGAGAACCGACAGTGAGAGTTATTTCACCATTTCAACTGTGGGTATGACTGAAAACAACGCATCGTACAGCTGCCACGTGAGCTTTGCTAACGGTTATACCAGGAATGGTGCTAAAGCCACCACAACGTTGGTAGTCAATG GTCCACCAGTGACGGTAAGCATGGAGCCGTCGTATCACGATGATCCTGTAATACATACAGCAACACTGAGGTGCAATTTTTGTGTAAACGATGCAACGTTCGACTTTTTTAACCTGGAGTGGAAAAAAGATGGGGTCCTAGTAGCAGACTACTCTAATGGTGCAGCAACTCCAGACTACGCAGACTTCTGTGCATCGTCAGGTGACTGTACCATAACGAGGACCTGCAGCGAGAGTTATTTCACCATTGCTTCTCTGGATAGGTCTCAAAACAACGCAGTGTTCAGCTGCGAAGTGGTTTTTGATAAAGGTGCCCAAAGGAAGAGTGGTGATGACACTACTACCTTGATAGTGACTG CCGACAGACACAATTAA